Below is a genomic region from Macaca thibetana thibetana isolate TM-01 chromosome 1, ASM2454274v1, whole genome shotgun sequence.
AATTCTGGAAAAGTGGAGAGGAAACGGTGGAATCTGAGACGGACGGGTTGGGGAGAAATGGGGACTGAGAGAAAAATATCAACTCTCTTCTTTACCCCAATCCCAGACCCTGTTCTCTTCCTGTTCATGAGTACTGGGGACTGTTTGAGGGGAGCAGCTCTATTGATTATGAAGCTGGAATCATTTGGGCTACCTCTCTGGAGTGTCTCAGTGATGACTTCCCTTGGAAGCTCAGTTCTTTTGTCTTCTCAAAGGGgtttggggcagggagaggggtaGGAATGTGAAAGTGTTTCAAGCCTCCTTGTCCCCTCttccagaagaaaatgaaaattagacCTGGGGGGAATTAGGTGGGGAAGCAGGGAAACTGGTTAAAGTGGTTTTGCATGTCTTTCTCTAGAGGGCATGACACAGACATCATGTGAAGAGTGCAGTGGAGAAGTATAAAAAGAGATGGAAATGTGTCCAAGATGCAGGCACAAGTACAAGTATGCTTGTGTGCAAGTCTTGTGGATGCAGGTGGGACAAAAAGATCTTACCAGTTAATCTTGCCCATCACGTAGATACACAACCAATTGGTGCCCATTCCCGTATGTGACTCCACCCCTCCAACCCAGACACCAGATCTCCAAATGAATGATTCATGTTCAGGGCTTTCACAGGTGAGGGCTGGAAACCTCTCTTCAGCTCAACAGTCCATCCCCCATCCCTCCCATCTGCAACCCAAGAAGCAAAGCTGGGTAAGAAAAGCTGGGAACAAGGAGAGAAGTCAAGGAGCTGCAGCTCCTTTAAAGGAGGGGGACTTGGGGACAGCAAAGCAAAAATCTTTATTTAGacatgaaaaagacagaaaataaaatacaaaataagagttAATGAGCTGCTGTTTTATTGCTTTTGAATCTACAGAGGCAGCAATCCTTAGGTGGGGGcaccagttttccaaagtgacacTCAATTTTTCCCTCCCCCCAGTACACCACCCTTCTGGCCTCAGCTTTCAGTTTCCTGTCTTGGCTGCAACTGTGGAAATAGTGAAGATATTGTGAGACAGGAAGTCAGTCTGCAACAAAGAGGTATACACCTGCTAGGAAGGTGGCCCAGAAGCCTGATTCTAGAAGTCCTAAAGGCTACAGAGCATCACCACCCCACCTCCCCCTAATGCATTCCATGGGCCTCAACCTCTTGGGGGAAGAAAATACTTCCCAAAGTctgttgtaaaaagaaaataggggctgggcacagtgtctcacacctgtaatcccaagcactttagaaagccaaggcaggcggatcacttgaggtcaggagttcaggaccacctggccaacatggtgaaaccccatctctactgaaaacacaaaaattagccaggtgtagtggctcacacctataatcccagctacttgggaggctgaggcaggagaatcgcttgaacccaggaagcagaggttgcaatgagccaagatctcatgactacactccagcctgggcaacacagcaatactccatctcaaaaaaaaagcataagaagAGGTGTGTACCTAACTTTTAAATCCCATTATCCACTTTCCTTCTCACCACCATCCTTTATTCAACAGCCTCATTCTATTATTTAGCACTTTGAGGTGTGGAGACAGTGGAGGAACACGGAGGAAAAAATATCGGGCAAGGGAGtgtgggggcggtggctcatgcctgtaatcctagcactttggaaggctgaggtgggtggatcacctgaggtcaggaattcgagaccagcctggccaacctggtgaattccgactctactaaaaaaacaaaaaaaaagaaaaaaaaaaggccgggcgcggtggctcacgcctgtaatcccagcactttgggaggccgagacgggcggatcacgaggtcaggtgatcgagaccatcctggctaaaccccgtctctactaataaaatacaaaaaactagccaggcgaggtggcgggcgcctgtagtcccagctactcgggaggctgaggcaggagaatgacgtgaacccgggaggcggagcttgcagtgagctgagatcttgccactgcactccagcctgggcgacagagtgagactccgtctcaaaaaaaaagaaaaaagaaaaagaaaaaaaacattagccaggcgtgatggtgggtgcctgtaatcccagctacttgggaggctgaggaggcaggagaatcccttgaacccaggagacaaaggttgcagtgagccgggatcgcgccattgcactccatcctgggcgacaagatcgaaactccgtctcaaaaaaaaaaaaaaaaaaaagtggggggtcGGGggaaattaggagaaaaaaattgggAGATTTGGATCAATACTTAACTAGGAATGGAGTGGGCAGGAGCTGAGGATTAAGGCTGCCTCTCCCCATCCCACACACCCCCAGCAGAAGTACTAGATGAAGACCAGGGTGGAGAGGCAAGGGGCTATGtcagatttttccattttcagaatCCTAGTCTGGCTGCAGGTTTGTGCCAGGAGTAAAGGCTGCTGGGAGGGGCAGCCGGAGGAGGGAGGTGGAGCTGAGTGACTCACAAGATGAGTCACAGATCCAGTTATAAGCACAGAAAGAGGCCAAGGTCCTTCCCACCCCCATTCCTCTTAACTGCTACCAGCCAGCTTCCGTTGCTCTTTTCTACTGCCCCTTACCCACTTGGCCAATGCAGGAGGTGGCACGGAGAAAGTCTACATGGGGACATCGTAATATTTTGTTACCCAACCAACATATGGAGGCAAAATACCCTGTGATTTGCAGACGGGGTGTCTGCAAAGTAAAAAAGACAGAATGCCTGCATGACTCATCCAAATCTATAGTTGAAAGGcctggagggaaagaaggaaattagaaaaatctgGAGTGCAGGTGATTCCAGGCCGGGAAGGGGCTTCTAATTCTGTCTTCTCACCTGTGGCTGTATGTCTGGGGCACTGACTCATTGGAGAAGGAAGAcacagaggccgggcacggtggctcatgcctgtaatcccagcactttgggaggccaaggctggtggatcacctgaagtcaggagttcaagaccagcctagtcaatatggtgaaaccccgtctctactaaaatacaaaaattagctgtgcatgattgcgggtgcctgtaatcccagctacttgggaggctgagatgggagaatcgcttgaacccaggagacggtggttggagtgagccgagatcgcaccactgcactccagcctaggcggctgagggagactctgtctcaaaaaaaaaaaaaaaaaaaagaaaagaaaagaaaagaaaaaagaaagaagactcagaGTCCAGAGGTGTCTGAGTAATTCAGAGACAATCATCTCTGAAATACTCtttactgaggaaaaaaaaaaaaaaagtgactggaACCTTGGACACGTGGCTAAAAGGAGTAAGAATGGCAAAAGCTAGGTTCTCAGAACACATTCAAAACCAGCCTCCTTCTTTTGGGCTCAGTATCCCCCTGCAGATATACAACATGAAGTCACTGCTAATTCTTGTTtgtctgtgggcctcagttttgcttgataaaaaaaaaaaaaaaaaaaaaaaaaaccaaagctgAGCTAATAGAAGCAAGGTACTTCCCTTCCATGGCCCTCTACAGCACTGAGTTTAACACCATCCCCACTCCTTTAAAAgactgaatctttaaaaaaatctttggatataatctttttattttgttgataaaaACCAGTATGGAGGAAAGACTTCTGGTTAACTCTTGTAACTTTCAATAAATGCAGCATAGGTTAAGGAAGATGCAGAGGCCTAACCTACAGTAATACTTACTCCACTGGAGATGGGGCGGAGAGCATAGCAGGGAGGGAGTAGCACTGTCTAACatcaaaaagggaaaaacaagaaCCCTGAAAATCTCCCCTCTCCATTAAAAACTTCAGTAGGTACCCCAGTTGCCCTGGATTAAAGGAACTAAGTGCACTTAAATGTAAGCCTGAGAGATATATCATCCCTCACTTGGGGTTAAAGGGTCTACCTTCCCCCttcactcacacacccctccTTAACTAAGCAATTTTTCTGCCCATTTCCAGTGCAGGCCATAtgtcccttctttccttctgtctaacCCAGTAACGACATGGGCTTGCCTCTTCTAttccctcatcctcccaaaatacCACAAACCAAGCTGAATCTATATTAATTTCCCAGGCATTATTCCTTCACCTCCCCCcatcccaccaagtccctccccaaaagaatgaagcaaaacAAACTTCACTATCTCCTATAAAAAATATCCATTGTCTCAGGGTCTCTCATCCTTAGAATGGAGAGGTTTTTCAATGCCTCAATAAATAGTTACCTtcccaaataaaaaaaataatttatttcttaataaaaagctATAAGGCCGAAAGCCCCATTTTACCATATTCACCCCACACCACCCCTCaaaatttccatctttttttatttgaaaataaggcaAAAGGAATTGGGATTGGCtaacttataaataaaaacaaacatgatacaaggttttttgttcatttgtcctcagttgttaaaaacaaaagtattaaCTAGAATCTAACAACAGATCAAATCCAAACACAGCAGTCCAGTGGAGAATCAAACTTTTCCGGCTTTATTCTCTGGGAAAACCCCTGGTCTGTTTTCATTCCTATTGGTCCAGGCCAGCATCCTATGATATGAAGGCCTAAATTAGGAAAGCTAGGTGAGCTGTGCAAATTCAGGGTGTCTGAGCCACCTGTTGTTGTTTGGTGTGTGATGGGGGTGGAGGCGCACACAGTGGTGTTCTCACTAGTGTTGTTCAAATCACAGAAACAGGGACGTAGCTAGGGTGAGGTGAGTAAAGTACTCACCTTGGACACAAAATTTAACGAGTGCCCAAAAACCCAGTAACCaagataaatactattttaatgcagcattttttaaaaatcacaattaatgtaaaaaaatctATGATGgacaatgtattaaaatttaaattaaaatgattcaTCCCTATACTTACTCAATTCAGTCCCACTTCCCTCCTCCTAATCTCAGTCCTGTCAGATCCTGTAAGATTTCACTATTTTACTCAACATAAATTTTTtgcactaattttttaaatactgcatttttaaaagtatcttgaTTAATTAGTTTTATAGTAACCCTTAAATTTTGCACCTTAGGGGAGTGCTCATCTCATACCAGGTTCCAGACCTGCttagacatatacacacatcccTTCCTTTGGAATCTCACTGCTTCCTTAAAACAAatctattttcaaagaaaaaacccTAAGAATTAATAGCCATAGGAAATTATTAAATCAGATTTGGAAAATAGGTGATTTCTGAGTTTGTTGAGGAGAAAATAACCTTTCTAAACCATGAGCATTTCCAATGAGGACAATCTTGACTGGCTACCGAggaggaaaacacacacacatatatgtacgcACACATGCGCATGCATGTATGCACAACTGCTTTAGATCAAATGTGGGGATTACGTCCCACGGGATAGGTTATGAGTACATACCTCAAAAGAGAAAtccaaacacagaaaaacagCCCCAGTTAATACTCTGGACACATAAGTACACTTATTCTCCTTCTTCACATCTACCCGGGAGTGTATACAATTGCatagttgacttttttttcccggaaaataatataaagaaaaaggaaaattggcCCAGGATAGGTCTTCTGGTTTAAAGCTCTTAGAAATGGCTCTGGCCAGAGCATAGGCTGTTTAGACTTGTGCTTTGTGCAAAATGTGAAGGAGCTCCCCCTCCTGTGTCCAcatccccactcccagcccctagAGAACAGGGATGGGTCAGGGAAAGGGAGAAATCTAAAGACAGATCAGCTCATTGGGAGTCATCTGTGCTCTGTGGTTATAGttcactaaaatatatttctctaacTACCTTTTTATAAATTGCCCCTATATATTTCAACATCAGTCCTAATATCAAAAATATCTCttcttataaagtatttttaattattttaataaactaaCCACAGATTAAGGTCAGCTATGGCTTAACAAAAGAAGCCGGGATGTTAAGTTCATTCTCCAAAAGTAGAGCAAAGGGAGAAAGAACCACTtaagtaggagaaaaaaaatcatttcttaaatgtttttgcTTGCTGGggtcttttccttaaaaaaaagtcaataagtTGCTTTCTACAGAAACGCAGCAGCCATAAAGGATTGTAGTGCTCTActtaggtttttggttttgtttgaaaTAGTCTGGCTAAAATGTCtgtcctcccacccctcccaagGTGCGCTCAAACCCCAATGTATGGTTATTGCTGTGGTTAAAAAATAGATCAGTTCTGTCCCAATTCACCTGGAGAAAATGCAACACGCACGACTGCTATTCTCACCACGCTCTTCCCTTTCCCActgggaacttaaacaaatacaATTAAAGACTTAGATGAGGAAAAGATAGGGGGTAATCAGCAATCTCTTCTCAACTCTTCTCAAACTGTAACAGGTGACAGATGACTGCTTGGAAGGAAATAAAGCTTAAGAGGAAAATGATTTCCCTTTAAGTTCCTCCCTTTCCCATCTAAACAAACGGATTTAAACTACCCCCACCTCCTAACAGGCACCCATGAGGACACATTACTGCCTTGTCTTTCCAGATCCTTCAAGGAGAAGAATTTATCCAACCTTAATTTCTATCTTAATTCAAATCAATAGCAAATATGTCCAATTTCCCACTTCCCCTCCACACCTCTCACTCCACCACCATGTGCTTTTTCCCAACCTAAAgaactttggttttcttttattgacTGAGAACCTCCTTTGCCCATTCCTCCCCAAGACTtctgcccacctcccacccccacacaccaaACCTTCCCCTGCTACTTTCTCTTAGGTCCTTGGATGGGACCCAGGAGGTTGTAAGACAGAATCGCCATCTTTCCCCCTTGTACCTCAGTCTCATCAAGTCAAGCTCTGCAGGGGAATAGTACAGCCCCTGGGGCGCCATCCAGCCCCGACCTGCTCTTGCCAGCCTGGCAGCACTCCTGTGCGCACACACTTAAAAGTTTCCAGGCAGGCTCCCACAAACATTACTGCATTTGCCCCATCAACATGGGGACTGTGTTCTTGATGAGCCAATTAGTTGAGCTTAACTTTGTTTAGCCTCCTTGCCCTTCAATGTTCCACCCGTTCAGAACCTGTGCACCAGGAGCTCCCCATCCGGTTCCCGCTCCCTCCTCCTCAGTTCTTCCCTGTAACAACAGGAACAGAAGTTGTTTGTCTCAGGGTGTCCATAGAAGCTGCAGTTCGGTTGTTTGCATTTGGTCTGGGTTGGGGGAAGCCCCCGGAGACCTCCAGCCCATCCATCTGGCTCAGGGGGCTCTCTGTAGCCATTGCTATAGGAATTGGCCACTCGGTAGGGGGGTGGTAACAATGTACCCCTGTGAACTCCATCCTTAGAGTGGCTGCCTGGCTCCAGAGAAGGGATGCTGTCCTGATGGGGGTAGGGTCGCCCAGGAGGGCACTGTCTGGGGAAGGTGGCATATGGTGGTAGGCCCCCGACACATGGACCTCCTGCCAATTGCCTCCGGGGTTCCTGGCAGTGGACTCCACCCCCAGAAGGCCGAGGGATAGTAAAGCCCCCAGGGTAGCCAGTAGAAAATGCCATTGCCTTGGACTCTGCTGGGGGACCGGTCGGCTGCTCTTCCCTAGCATCTGGCTCTGGCTTTTTGGCTGGAGGAGGGCCACCCCCTATTCCTCCATTCATGatcttcctctctgcctccttctgcTTCTGTTCTGCCAGGAATCTCTCCTCAGCATCAGAAAGGTAGCGCTGGATCATCTCCTCCTGATACTGGTGACGGTGACCCATCTTCAGGGTTCCAACAAAAATAAACTTCCCCTCCCCTTGCATGGCAGTCCTCAGAATGCTCAGGCTCTGCATCACCTCCTGGCTATACTTGCTCCCTCCGTTACCAATAGACTCAGCTGGGGGCTTCTCAGACACAGGCCCATCCCCAGCTGCCTCCTCCTTGCCACCCTTCCAGCTCTTCAGTgcgtttttcttcttcttctccagTGTCTCAGTGCCGCTGCTTCCCCCCgaccctgtccccacccctccaGGCTTCGACCCCTTGCTGTGCATCAGGCCCCCCATGTTCTTCTTGAGCTTGCTGCCCAAGGTTTTGCCAAAGCTGCCCAGTTTGTTAGCTACAGAATctgctctcttcttttccttctcccgATCTCGCTTTGACTTCTCCTTCCGCCGGCCGCCCTCGTTGCTGGTGGAACTGCTGCCAACTGACTCCTTGTCTGAGTCTCCAGACTCAGGAGTGGACCGGGGCTCATCTCCAGCTGAGGCAGTGGGGGACTCAGGCTGGGCCAGAGGAGCCTGGAAGAGACAAGAACACTGTTGACAGTTATCCCAGCAGCCCGGGATGGGGGAATCCCCCAGGACTCTAGCCCATCCATCTGGCTAAGGGAGCTCCCTGCAGTCATGGctatagaaattagccaggtagaaGAAGGGTGGACACCTATGAACTCCGTCCTTTGTGTGACTGCCTAGTGACTGCCTTGCTCCAGAGAAGGGCTGCTGTCATGATGAGGGAAGGGTCACCTAGGATGACACTGTCCTTCCTGGGTTCCAGTCAGTCAGCTTTCTCCCCCACTGCAATCTGACTCCCTTCTGTAATAAGGAGATAGTAGAATGAAGCCTTTCTGTTCATTTAGAACAACGAGCAACCATATGATATGTGGCTTCTGGGTGAGAGGCCCAGGCACTAGAATGTTCTTCATTATAAATTTCTCTATGCCAAATTCTGCTCAAAACTAATCTCAAGAAAGTCTTGACTAATCAAAACTAACCAAGTCTAGCCACTTTGTATCCCCTCAACTTTTATACATTCCGCATTGGAGTTCATCAATTTGCCCTTACTCCTGTG
It encodes:
- the OTUD7B gene encoding OTU domain-containing protein 7B isoform X2, encoding MLGTYPHPLVRGLVAPGPLKKDFLTESLLALPDPSSNGRMTSFKLPDLTVYNEDFRSFIERDLIEQSMLVALEQAGRLNWWVSVDPTCQRLLPLATTGDGNCLLHAASLGMWGFHDRDLMLRKALYALMEKGVEKEALKRRWRWQQTQQNKESGLVYTEDEWQKEWNELIKLASSEPRMHLGTNGANCGGVESSEEPVYESLEEFHVFVLAHVLRRPIVVVADTMLRDSGGEAFAPIPFGGIYLPLEVPASQCHRSPLVLAYDQAHFSALVSMEQKENTKEQAVIPLTDSEYKLLPLHFAVDPGKGWEWGKDDNDNVRLASVILSLEVKLHLLHSYMNVKWIPLSSDAQAPLAQPESPTASAGDEPRSTPESGDSDKESVGSSSTSNEGGRRKEKSKRDREKEKKRADSVANKLGSFGKTLGSKLKKNMGGLMHSKGSKPGGVGTGSGGSSGTETLEKKKKNALKSWKGGKEEAAGDGPVSEKPPAESIGNGGSKYSQEVMQSLSILRTAMQGEGKFIFVGTLKMGHRHQYQEEMIQRYLSDAEERFLAEQKQKEAERKIMNGGIGGGPPPAKKPEPDAREEQPTGPPAESKAMAFSTGYPGGFTIPRPSGGGVHCQEPRRQLAGGPCVGGLPPYATFPRQCPPGRPYPHQDSIPSLEPGSHSKDGVHRGTLLPPPYRVANSYSNGYREPPEPDGWAGGLRGLPPTQTKCKQPNCSFYGHPETNNFCSCCYREELRRREREPDGELLVHRF